One Aquipuribacter sp. SD81 genomic window carries:
- a CDS encoding UBP-type zinc finger domain-containing protein — translation MPTTCEHLDPAGTAETPPARTPEGCEECLADGGRWVHLRLCTSCGHVGCCDSSPSRHATAHHGSTGHPVVRSFEPGETWRWCYLDRTLAEA, via the coding sequence GTGCCCACGACCTGCGAGCACCTCGACCCCGCCGGGACGGCGGAGACGCCGCCCGCCCGCACCCCCGAGGGGTGCGAGGAGTGCCTCGCCGACGGCGGCCGGTGGGTGCACCTGCGCCTGTGCACGAGCTGCGGCCACGTCGGCTGCTGCGACTCCTCGCCGTCACGGCACGCCACCGCCCACCACGGCAGCACCGGCCACCCCGTCGTGCGCTCGTTCGAGCCCGGCGAGACGTGGCGCTGGTGCTACCTCGACCGCACCCTCGCCGAGGCCTGA